In Sphingomonas sp. JUb134, the sequence GCCGCCGGGCCGCAACGCGGGGTCGTAGGACAGCGCGATGCGCACCGTGCCCTGGCGCCGATCGGGATCGATCACGGGCGAGACCTGCCACACCTCGCCGCGGAAGGTCCTGGTGGTGCCGACCGGCGTCACCTCGGCCGGAACGCCCACGGTCATGCGGGCGATGTCCGCCTCGGAAAGCTGGGCCCGCATCTCCATCTGTCCGCCCATCGCCATGCGGAACAGCGTGCCGCTGCCCGAGGAGACGATCTGTCCCGGCTCGACGGTGCGGGTCAGCACCAGTCCGGCCGCAGGCGCGCGAATGTCGAGCCGGCGGTTGCGCGCCTGGGTCTCGGCAAACTGCGCTTCGGCGACGCGGACCCGTGCTTGGGCAGCGTCGCGAGTCGCGGTCTTGCGGTCGATGTCGGCCTTGGAGACGAAACCGCGGCCGAGCAGCTGCTGCGAGCGATCCAGCTCGGTCTGGGCGATGCGCGCGTCAGCCCGCGCGACCCGCACCTGAGCCGCCAGCGATTCGGCCGTCTGCGCCTGGACCGAACGATCCACCGTTGCGAGGACCTGCCCTTCGCGCACCCAGCTGCCGGGCTCGACCAGCACGCGCGTGACTTCGCCGCCCTCGCCGGCGACGCCGATCGGCATCTCGCGACGTGCGGCAAGCGAACCGGTTCCGGTGACGACCGTCTGGATCGATTCCCGCCCGGGCACCATCACACTGACGGTCGGCACCTGCGAATCGCTCGTCGGCGGCGCACCGGCCGCGGCTGCGCCCTCCTCCTCGCCGCGACCGAACGCGAACCAGCCGACCAGCACAAGCAGCAGCAGGATTGCGGCAGCGATGATCCATTTGCGGCGGCGGCGCACCGGCGCCTCCGGCCCGCTCAGCTGAGGGCGATCCTCCCCATCGATCGCCTTCGCCTCATACTCCATCTACGCCCACTCCCCCGACCGGCTGTCTGCATTACTGTGTTATAGTAATAGGGCACCCACCTCAAGGGCATCCGGTCGCCGGGGATTGCCCGCTGGCACGGCCGCTCGCAAGTGAAACCGGCGTTCAGCTTGCGTTGTCGTGCGAAGAGGCAGGAGAAGACCACCACCGGGGCGCCGCCCCCCAAAGTTCTTGTGGAGAAAAACCTCGATGCGCAGCCTTCCTGTTCTCGCCGCCGCTCTGGCCACGGGCATTGCCGGGATCGCGGTGCCGGCCGCCGCACAGCAGGTCGCCCCTGCGCCGGTGTTGCTCGATGCCACGCTGCTGGACGTGGTCGCCCAGGGGAAGGCGACGCGCGTCCCCGACGTGGCGACGTTGCGGGCGGGTGTCGTGACCCAGGCCGCGACCGCTGCGGCCGCCCTTCAGGAAAATTCCACCCGCATGAACCGCGTCGTGGCCGCCCTCCGCAAGGCCGGCGTCGCCCCGCGTGACATCCAGACCGCCCAGATCGGGCTCCAGCCGCAGTATCGCTATGCGGAGAACGTGCCGCCGGTAATCACGGGCTATCAGGCATCCAATCAGGTGTCGGTGCGGTTCCGGGACATTGCGAAGAGCGGCGCCATCCTCGACGCGCTGGTGGCCGAGGGCGCCAACCAGATCCAGGGACCCGATCTCTCGGTCGACGCCGCCGACCAGGCGCTCGACGAGGCACGGGCGGATGCCATCGCCAAGGCGCGCGCGCGCGCCGAACTCTATGCCAAAGCCGCGGGGCTGCGCGTCGACCGCATCCTGACCATCGCGGAAGGCGATGTGCCCTCCGCGCCGCCGCCGGTGATGGTCCAGGCTCGCATGGCGTCCGTGGCTGCCGATTCGACGCCGATGGCCGCCGGCGAGCAGGACATCACCGCAACCGTGACGGTCCGCTTCCTGCTCCGCTGATCGCCTGCGCGGCACATAGAAGAAGGGCCGCCCCGGAAGGGACGGCCCTTTTCTTTGGATCCGGAGATCGTCGCTGTTTTAGCGAACGGTTCCGCGACGGACCAGGTTCACGATCGCCAGCAGGATGATCGCGCCGACGAGCGAGGTGATGAACGACGTCACCGTGATACCGTCGTTGATGTTCGCGCCGAAGATCAGCGACGCAATGAACGCGCCGATGATGCCGACCACCACGTTCAGAATGATTCCCTGCTGTGCGTCAGTCCGCATGACCATGCTGGCCAGCCAACCCACGACACCGCCAACGATAAGCCAAATAATGACGCCCATTGTACTCGTCCCTCCGTTTCGACCGCCTGTCGGGTCTGTTGAAGCTAGGACTCGCAAGCCGGCGGAAGGTTCCGGCGCCGTCACGAATATTGGCGGTCGTGTGGCGCCGGCGGTGGCAGTCTAGAACAGGGTCCAGAGCGGATTGGCGGGGTCGGCCAGCAACTTGATCGTCAACGCCGCGGACATGAGCACCAGCAGCGGGCGGATGCCGCTGCCGCCGAAGCGGATCGCCAGGCGGGCGCCCAGCTGGTTGCCCGCGACGTTCGCCGCCGCCATCACCGCCCCCAGCTGCCACAGCACATGGCCCCCGGCCACCATCGCGATCAGGGCGGCGACGTTCGTCGACAGGTTGAGCAGCTTGGTGTTGGCGATCGCGCGCACCAGCCCCAGGCCGCCCAATGCCACCAGCGCCAGCGTCAGGAAGGATCCGGTGCCGGGACCGAAGAAGCCGTCGTAGAAGCCGATTCCTGCGACGATCAGGGTGATGCCCGCTCTGCCCATCCGCGCGTGGCGATCCACCTGGCTCATGGGTGGCGCGAGCAGGAAATAGAGGCCCATCGCGATCAACAGCACCGGCATGAACGCAGCGAGGAACGCGGAGCTGATGTGCTGCACGGCGGTCGCGCCCAGTGCCGATCCGGCAAAGGCGGCGGCGGCCGGCACCGCGAACTGGCGCAGGTCGACATGGCCCGCCCGCCAGAAGGTGTGGAAGGCGGACGCGGTGCCGATCGTGCTTTGCAGCTTGTTGGTGGCAAGCGCCGCCACCGGTGGCACCCCGGCCGCCATCATCGCCGGCAGCGTCAGCAACCCGCCCCCGCCCGCCAGCGCGTCGATGGTGCCGGCAAGGAAGGCGATGGCGGCGAGGAAGGCAAGCGTTTCGGCGGCGAACTCCATACGCCGCGCTTAGGCGCAGGTGGCGGTGGAGGCCAGCGGGTCCGGCCTTCACCAGACCTTCGCGAAACGCACGCTGGCCCGGAGCAATGGACGTATGCCCCCGCCGGCAGGGATCCAGGGCCCAGCAGAGCACCGGCGATAGCGCCAGAGCCCTGGGGCCTTTTCGGGAGTACGGCAGGTGTTGCGGGCGCCTTTCGGATCGCGCACCTTAATGAAAATCGTACGAGCGGATCGGAATCACGTCCTCGGGGGCGCAGCCGGTGCGGAACGGCGGGTGGTAGTGAGTGCGCGGCTTCCACACCGCCGGCGGCTTGGCGTCGCGCGGGTCGGGGCCGCTGCCATGGGTGGCGCCATCGCCGCGGCCGGTGAGGCGCGGCAGCTCGAGGTCGCCGATGCTCCGCAGCATCGGGGTGCGATCCACCACCCGGTCGGTGATGACATGGATCACCTCGCCCTCCCGCTGCACCCGGCCGACGATCGACACCATCGCCGCCGACATGACGGTGCGGCGCTGCTTCTCGAACCGGTCCGGCCACAGGATCGCGTTGGCGACCCCGGTCTCGTCCTCGATGGTGATGAACAGCACGCCCTTGGCGCTGCCCGGCTTCTGGCGGACCAGGATCACGCCCGCCACCTCGACCCGCCGCCCGTCCTTGAGCGAGCCGAGCGCCTTGCACGGGACGACGCCCTCGCCCTCCAGTTCGCCACGCAGGAAGGTGAGCGGGTGGGCGCGCAGCGACAGCTGGGTGGCGCGGTAATCCTCCACCACCTCGCGCCCGGCGGTGAGCGGCTCCAGCGTAACCGGCGCCTCCGCCACTTCCGGCGTCAGCCCGCCCGCGCGCGCGTCGGCCGCGGCGAACAGCGGCAGCGGCGCCGCCGCCAGCCCCTTGATCGCCCATAGCGCCTGCCGCCGGTCGAGCCCCAGCGCCTGGAACCCGTCGGCGCGCGCGATCTTTTCCAGCGCCGCAAGCGGCACGCCCGACCGCCGCCACGCATCCTCGACCGAGGTGAACGGCGTTGCACCGCGCGCCATCACCAGCCGTGCGGCATCGCCGTTGGACAGGCCGTGCACCACCTTGAACCCCAGCCGCAGCGGCAGGCGCATCGCGGCCGCTGCCTCCGGTTCCAACGTCTCCGGCGACGCCCCCAGCAGCCGCGTGTCCCAGCGGCTGTCGTTGATACACACCGGCCGTACCTCCACGCCATGCTCGCGCGCGTCGCGGACGATCTGCGCGGGCGCGTAGAAGCCCATCGGTTGCGCGTTGAGCAGCGCCGCGCAGAACACGTCGGGATGGTGGCACTTCATCCACGACGAGGCATAGGCGATCTTGGCGAAGGAGGCGGCGTGGCTCTCGGGAAAGCCATAGCTGCCGAAGCCCTCGATCTGCTTCACCAGCCGATCGGCGAAGCCTTCGGAGATGCCGTTCTTGTTCATGCCGGCGATCAGCTCCTCGCGAAACTGGCCCACGCCTTGCGTATATTTGAACGTTGCCATCGCCTTGCGCAGCTCGTCGGCGCGCGCAGGCGTGAAGCCGGCGCCCTCGATCGCGACCTTCATCGCCTGTTCCTGGAACAGCGGCACGCCCAGCGTCTTTTCCAGCACCGCCTTCAGCCGCGGGCTCGGATAGTCGAACTCGATGTCGGGGTTGCGCCGCTTCTGCTCGCGCCGCTTGAGATAGGGGTGCACCATGTCGCCCTGAATCGGGCCGGGGCGGACGATCGCGACCTGAATCGCGATGTCGTAGAAGGTCTCGGGCAGCATCCGCGGCAGCATCGCCATCTGCGCGCGGCTCTCGATCTGGAAGACGCCCAGCGTGTCGGCGCGCTGGATCATCGTAAAGGTGGCCGGATCCTCCTTCTGCAGCTCGGGCGAGGCGAGCGTCAGCGCCAGCCCCTTGTGCTCGCCCAAGAGGTCGAACGCGCGCCGCATGCAGCCGAGCATGCCGAGGCCGAGGATATCGACCTTCATGAAATTGAGTTCCTCGATATCCTCCTTTTCCCATTCCACCACCCAGCGATCGGCCATGGCGGCGGGCTCTACGGGCACCAGCCCATCGAGCCGGTCGCGCGCGAGCACGAAACCGCCGGGATGCTGCGACAGGTGGCGGGGCGTGCCGATCAGCTCGCGCGCCAGCTCCAGCGTCAGCGCCAGCCGCGGATCGGAACGGTCGAGGTTGAGCGCATCGACATGCGCGTCGGCCACGCCCTCGCTCGACCAGCCCCACACTTGGCCGGCGAGCGCACCCGTCATGTCCTCCGGCAACCCGAGCGCCTTGCCGACCTCACGTACCGCGCCGCGTGCGCGAAAGCGGCTGACCACCGCGGTCAGCGCGGCATGGTCGTGGCCATAAGTCTGGTAGATCCACTGGATCACCTCCTCGCGCCGCTCATGCTCGAAGTCGACGTCGATGTCGGGCGGTTCGCCGCGATTGGGGGAAATGAATCGCTCGAACAGCAGCTGGTGCTCGACCGGGTCGATCGAGGTGATGCCGAGCACATAGCAGATCACCGAATTGGCCGCCGAGCCCCGCCCCTGGCACAAAATGTCCTGCGCGCGGGCATAGGTGACGATCGAATTGACGGTCAGGAAATAGGCCGCATAGTCCATCAGCCTGACCTGCTCGAGCTCATACTCCAGCTTGTCGATGTAGCGTTGGTCCGGCCGGCCGTGGAACGGCGGCTGCTGGAACAGCGCGTCCAGTGCCTTGCGCGCCAGCTGCTCCAGGGCTTCCTGCGGCGTCCGGCCGTGCATCACGATCTCGTCGGGATAGCGGTAGCTCAGTTCGGTCGGCGAGAAGGTGCAGCGCTCGACGATCGCCGCGCCGGCGTGGATCGCCTCCGGCAGATCGGCGAAGCGACGCTCCATCGTCTGGGGCGGCACGAAGCAGCGATCGGCTGAACGCTCCCGACGCAATCCCAGGTCGTCGATGGTGCATTTGCAGCGGATCGCCGTCACCACGTCCTGCAGCATACGGCGTCCGGGCTCGTGGTAGAGCACGTCGCCGGTGGCGAGCGGCCGCAAGCCGAAGCGCGCGGCCTCCTCGGCCGTGCGATGCAGCCGCAGCCGGTCTCCGGGCCGGCGGTGATAGGTCAGGCAGACATGGCCGCGGTCCGACCCGAACAGGTCGGCCATCCAGCGCAGCTCCTCCTCGCGCACGCCGTCGATGCCGGGCACGAGCGATCCGACCAGCCCCTGCGTATCGGCCAGATCGTCCCAATGGAGGAAGCACTGCCCCTTTTCGCCGTGCTGCGGATCGGCGCGCTTCTTGCCCAGCGTCAGCAACCGGGTGAGCCGCGACCAGCCCGCCAGATCCTCCGGCCACACCAGCAGCGACGCGCCGGAGACGAGGTCGAGCCGGCACCCGGCCACAAGGCGGATGGGGTTGCCCTGCGCGCTCACCTCACGCGCGGCGACCAGCGAGCGGACGATGCCCGCCACCGAATTGCGGTCGGTGATGCCGAGTGCCGGCATGCCCATTTCGGACGCGGTGCCGAACAGCTCCTCCGCCGACGACGCACCGCGCAGAAAGGAGAAGTGGGTGGTGACCTGAAGCTCCGAATAGGTCATGCGAACATGCCCTGGAGCCACCAGCTGAGGTCGCCCGTCTCCCCACGCAAGCCATCGCCGCTACGGTACAGCCAGAAGCGATGGCCGTGCTCGTCCTCCACCCGGA encodes:
- a CDS encoding efflux RND transporter periplasmic adaptor subunit — encoded protein: MEYEAKAIDGEDRPQLSGPEAPVRRRRKWIIAAAILLLLVLVGWFAFGRGEEEGAAAAGAPPTSDSQVPTVSVMVPGRESIQTVVTGTGSLAARREMPIGVAGEGGEVTRVLVEPGSWVREGQVLATVDRSVQAQTAESLAAQVRVARADARIAQTELDRSQQLLGRGFVSKADIDRKTATRDAAQARVRVAEAQFAETQARNRRLDIRAPAAGLVLTRTVEPGQIVSSGSGTLFRMAMGGQMEMRAQLSEADIARMTVGVPAEVTPVGTTRTFRGEVWQVSPVIDPDRRQGTVRIALSYDPALRPGGFATARILSGARAAPLLPESAVLSDGKGNYVYVLDDKNQAQRRAVTVGEVSDAGVAVADGLNGTERVVVSAGAFLNPGQKVNPALRKTGR
- a CDS encoding SIMPL domain-containing protein, which encodes MRSLPVLAAALATGIAGIAVPAAAQQVAPAPVLLDATLLDVVAQGKATRVPDVATLRAGVVTQAATAAAALQENSTRMNRVVAALRKAGVAPRDIQTAQIGLQPQYRYAENVPPVITGYQASNQVSVRFRDIAKSGAILDALVAEGANQIQGPDLSVDAADQALDEARADAIAKARARAELYAKAAGLRVDRILTIAEGDVPSAPPPVMVQARMASVAADSTPMAAGEQDITATVTVRFLLR
- a CDS encoding GlsB/YeaQ/YmgE family stress response membrane protein gives rise to the protein MGVIIWLIVGGVVGWLASMVMRTDAQQGIILNVVVGIIGAFIASLIFGANINDGITVTSFITSLVGAIILLAIVNLVRRGTVR
- a CDS encoding TSUP family transporter, producing MEFAAETLAFLAAIAFLAGTIDALAGGGGLLTLPAMMAAGVPPVAALATNKLQSTIGTASAFHTFWRAGHVDLRQFAVPAAAAFAGSALGATAVQHISSAFLAAFMPVLLIAMGLYFLLAPPMSQVDRHARMGRAGITLIVAGIGFYDGFFGPGTGSFLTLALVALGGLGLVRAIANTKLLNLSTNVAALIAMVAGGHVLWQLGAVMAAANVAGNQLGARLAIRFGGSGIRPLLVLMSAALTIKLLADPANPLWTLF
- a CDS encoding error-prone DNA polymerase — translated: MTYSELQVTTHFSFLRGASSAEELFGTASEMGMPALGITDRNSVAGIVRSLVAAREVSAQGNPIRLVAGCRLDLVSGASLLVWPEDLAGWSRLTRLLTLGKKRADPQHGEKGQCFLHWDDLADTQGLVGSLVPGIDGVREEELRWMADLFGSDRGHVCLTYHRRPGDRLRLHRTAEEAARFGLRPLATGDVLYHEPGRRMLQDVVTAIRCKCTIDDLGLRRERSADRCFVPPQTMERRFADLPEAIHAGAAIVERCTFSPTELSYRYPDEIVMHGRTPQEALEQLARKALDALFQQPPFHGRPDQRYIDKLEYELEQVRLMDYAAYFLTVNSIVTYARAQDILCQGRGSAANSVICYVLGITSIDPVEHQLLFERFISPNRGEPPDIDVDFEHERREEVIQWIYQTYGHDHAALTAVVSRFRARGAVREVGKALGLPEDMTGALAGQVWGWSSEGVADAHVDALNLDRSDPRLALTLELARELIGTPRHLSQHPGGFVLARDRLDGLVPVEPAAMADRWVVEWEKEDIEELNFMKVDILGLGMLGCMRRAFDLLGEHKGLALTLASPELQKEDPATFTMIQRADTLGVFQIESRAQMAMLPRMLPETFYDIAIQVAIVRPGPIQGDMVHPYLKRREQKRRNPDIEFDYPSPRLKAVLEKTLGVPLFQEQAMKVAIEGAGFTPARADELRKAMATFKYTQGVGQFREELIAGMNKNGISEGFADRLVKQIEGFGSYGFPESHAASFAKIAYASSWMKCHHPDVFCAALLNAQPMGFYAPAQIVRDAREHGVEVRPVCINDSRWDTRLLGASPETLEPEAAAAMRLPLRLGFKVVHGLSNGDAARLVMARGATPFTSVEDAWRRSGVPLAALEKIARADGFQALGLDRRQALWAIKGLAAAPLPLFAAADARAGGLTPEVAEAPVTLEPLTAGREVVEDYRATQLSLRAHPLTFLRGELEGEGVVPCKALGSLKDGRRVEVAGVILVRQKPGSAKGVLFITIEDETGVANAILWPDRFEKQRRTVMSAAMVSIVGRVQREGEVIHVITDRVVDRTPMLRSIGDLELPRLTGRGDGATHGSGPDPRDAKPPAVWKPRTHYHPPFRTGCAPEDVIPIRSYDFH